In Chitinophaga varians, the following are encoded in one genomic region:
- a CDS encoding NmrA family NAD(P)-binding protein, translated as MENNKITVFGASGNIGSLLIHLLYKAQIETIAVTRNCHNTTDFPFVQWVQADMSHKESLYATMENSKAVFLLSGNSPTVVEDQKNVIDVAKEMGIKHIVKLSSGAADLNSRLYIPRSHGQIENYLIASGIHYTILRPNGIMQNWLGEIADAVRKERKFYEATGDGKRAHVDRRDISDVAFKCLTVPETHFDKIYLLTSDKAVNYYDVATAISNVIHEKVIYCPISFEQAKQDMEEKNMPAALIETFLAYDAEQLNGETEIVTDCVRTILGCPPRTLEVFIADHATYFK; from the coding sequence ATGGAAAATAATAAAATTACCGTTTTTGGTGCATCTGGCAATATCGGTTCATTGCTGATCCACCTGTTATACAAAGCCCAAATTGAAACAATCGCAGTAACCCGGAACTGCCACAATACTACTGACTTCCCCTTTGTACAATGGGTACAGGCAGATATGTCCCATAAGGAAAGTTTGTATGCGACAATGGAAAACAGTAAGGCTGTTTTTTTATTATCTGGAAATAGCCCCACAGTTGTAGAAGATCAAAAAAATGTGATTGATGTGGCAAAAGAAATGGGGATTAAGCATATTGTGAAGCTTTCCTCAGGTGCCGCTGACCTCAACTCCAGGCTTTATATACCACGTAGCCACGGACAGATCGAAAATTATTTAATCGCATCTGGAATCCATTATACGATCCTACGTCCCAATGGAATTATGCAGAATTGGTTAGGTGAAATAGCCGATGCTGTGCGTAAGGAACGGAAATTCTATGAAGCAACCGGTGATGGAAAGAGAGCACATGTGGACAGGAGGGATATTTCAGATGTGGCTTTTAAATGTCTGACAGTACCCGAAACTCACTTTGATAAAATATATCTCCTTACCAGCGATAAGGCAGTAAACTATTATGATGTTGCGACGGCCATCAGCAATGTTATTCATGAAAAAGTAATCTACTGTCCCATTTCTTTTGAACAGGCAAAGCAGGATATGGAAGAAAAGAACATGCCGGCCGCATTAATCGAAACTTTTCTGGCTTACGACGCTGAACAGCTTAATGGAGAAACTGAAATTGTTACAGACTGTGTAAGGACAATACTGGGTTGTCCACCACGAACCTTAGAAGTTTTCATTGCAGATCATGCTACATACTTCAAATAA
- a CDS encoding helix-turn-helix domain-containing protein: protein MKYTQIQPATKLRPYIRHFGLLESNGRCDQIKTFKIIADANPGLVFQETTCFIGINNEKLPPLYLHGLTSSNSQKTVSDGYCNLIVCFQTNAIKSIFGIDANELTDSYFHLDDVVKNNLTAQLLEERRLNKRITITSDFISQLITKNKHRENLYASYAVANLNINNDDGLHRIQTELNITERSLQRMFKTNIGIPPKLYFRICRFQAALDHIRSRKFTSYTKIAYQHSYADQAHFIRDFKSFTGTTPKLFSQQANEQVLNFPEWLS from the coding sequence ATGAAATATACACAAATACAGCCGGCTACGAAGTTGCGACCGTACATACGCCATTTCGGATTACTGGAAAGTAACGGCCGTTGTGATCAAATAAAAACATTTAAGATAATTGCAGATGCTAACCCTGGCCTCGTATTTCAGGAAACCACCTGTTTTATAGGCATTAATAATGAAAAGTTACCTCCACTTTATCTGCATGGTCTGACAAGTTCTAATTCGCAAAAAACGGTCAGCGATGGCTATTGCAACCTTATCGTATGTTTTCAGACCAATGCCATTAAATCAATTTTCGGAATTGATGCTAATGAGTTGACAGATAGTTATTTTCATTTAGATGATGTTGTAAAAAATAACTTAACAGCGCAATTGCTGGAAGAGAGACGTTTAAATAAAAGAATTACTATTACCTCCGATTTCATCTCACAGTTGATTACAAAAAATAAGCATCGTGAAAATCTATACGCTTCATATGCAGTAGCAAATTTGAATATAAACAATGACGATGGATTACATAGAATTCAGACTGAACTTAATATTACAGAACGTTCTTTGCAAAGGATGTTTAAAACGAATATAGGCATACCTCCAAAGTTATACTTTCGTATTTGCCGCTTTCAGGCAGCGCTGGACCATATTCGTAGCCGAAAATTTACATCTTATACTAAAATAGCCTATCAGCATTCTTATGCGGACCAGGCACATTTTATCCGTGATTTTAAATCGTTTACCGGCACTACTCCGAAATTGTTTTCGCAGCAGGCAAATGAACAAGTATTAAATTTTCCGGAATGGTTGTCTTAA
- a CDS encoding TolB family protein, translated as MKMQPPLCRSFLALLLLCCSCSKKNDNPGPDNGGANRNYGAGVIYYDWANDGILKFKLQNGTISVQRQHTSGDNGWDISLDGTKMLQSIDNPDDYDSEIYMLMNVADGTVVSKFVRQSGYASHTHPLLSPDMQLIAVPPTFDDGLIVLDTKGKILYNLATYQGKKIEGNVNWMPDKTLVFSIGNNLYRTNSTFTQGTLVKTFSFSEWGYLSVSRDGSKMALAANNHIWMMNADGSNLVQVTSSDNVEIMPLFSPDGKYLLVGTNYRATGPYSHIWNMAVIPADGRRYNVNEGADGNVVPLVKQGGDSPETCDEEMCWR; from the coding sequence ATGAAGATGCAGCCCCCATTGTGCCGTTCATTCCTTGCATTATTGCTGCTGTGCTGCAGTTGCAGCAAGAAAAATGATAATCCCGGCCCGGACAACGGCGGGGCAAACCGGAATTACGGCGCCGGCGTAATTTATTACGACTGGGCCAATGATGGTATACTGAAATTCAAACTGCAGAACGGGACCATATCGGTGCAGCGGCAACATACTTCCGGTGATAACGGATGGGACATCAGCCTGGATGGAACAAAGATGCTGCAGTCCATAGACAATCCGGACGACTACGATTCGGAGATTTACATGCTGATGAACGTCGCCGATGGCACGGTGGTAAGTAAATTTGTAAGACAATCCGGCTATGCCAGTCATACTCACCCGCTTCTATCGCCGGATATGCAACTGATTGCCGTACCACCCACTTTTGATGATGGATTGATAGTCCTGGACACGAAAGGAAAAATACTGTATAACCTTGCCACTTACCAGGGAAAGAAGATTGAAGGAAACGTTAACTGGATGCCGGACAAGACCCTGGTTTTCAGCATCGGCAATAACCTGTACCGCACCAACAGCACTTTTACGCAGGGCACGCTTGTCAAAACATTTAGCTTCAGCGAATGGGGCTATCTCTCTGTTAGCCGCGACGGCAGCAAAATGGCGCTGGCAGCAAACAATCATATCTGGATGATGAATGCCGACGGTAGCAACCTTGTCCAGGTGACCAGCAGCGATAACGTAGAGATAATGCCCCTCTTTTCTCCGGATGGCAAATATCTGCTGGTAGGAACAAATTACCGGGCCACCGGCCCTTACTCACATATATGGAATATGGCAGTGATCCCCGCGGACGGGCGGCGCTATAATGTAAACGAAGGCGCGGACGGGAATGTAGTACCACTTGTAAAGCAAGGAGGAGATTCGCCGGAGACATGTGACGAAGAGATGTGCTGGCGTTAG
- a CDS encoding response regulator, which produces MWQHNPNISIAIVDDHPVVIEGLKNLLEAEYGFCVKARFTTGGDLLSYLKDNTVDIVLLDITLPDGSGIHFCKEICRRYPEMKILAISNLSERSIIRLMLQSGAHGYLLKTATAKDILECIRLALEGGTALSSEVKAIMSGPELGTITDTPNLTKREKQILQLLAEGKKSAQIAAELFISPLTVKTHRATLLQKFQTNNIVTLIKLAKEYQLL; this is translated from the coding sequence ATGTGGCAGCATAACCCCAACATAAGCATTGCTATTGTAGATGATCACCCTGTTGTAATAGAAGGACTGAAAAATCTGCTGGAAGCAGAATATGGCTTTTGTGTAAAAGCGCGGTTCACCACTGGCGGCGACTTATTGTCCTACCTGAAAGATAATACAGTAGACATTGTCCTGCTGGATATTACACTGCCTGACGGCAGCGGCATCCACTTCTGCAAAGAAATATGCAGACGGTATCCCGAAATGAAAATACTGGCCATCAGCAACCTGAGCGAAAGGAGCATTATACGGCTGATGTTACAAAGCGGCGCCCATGGTTACCTGCTCAAAACTGCCACGGCAAAGGATATCCTGGAATGTATCCGGCTTGCGCTTGAAGGCGGGACTGCACTGAGCAGCGAGGTCAAGGCGATCATGTCCGGTCCGGAACTGGGAACTATTACAGATACCCCGAACCTTACCAAAAGGGAGAAGCAGATTTTGCAGCTATTGGCTGAAGGGAAGAAGTCTGCCCAAATAGCGGCGGAACTGTTTATAAGCCCCCTCACTGTAAAAACACATCGCGCAACATTACTTCAGAAATTCCAGACCAATAATATAGTGACGCTTATCAAACTAGCCAAAGAATACCAGTTGCTCTGA
- a CDS encoding sensor histidine kinase — translation MAQPYQQQVDSLHKLLQKATSDTTRIRLLRGLALAYAQMNEGEKAIRIGNEALSLCRQKHLKFEEARTRYSLGTVYLYLQNTDSAIAHYSITRQLIENESGPDAKKLYARTLGNLSNAYSLKGFEGISLQLLISALPIFEEMSDTGSYAITLHNIANKFLNANEFRKAYPYFLKSVSLIEKDPSVPGKAGVYLSVAYLMLELDSMDRVKHYLDKAEQALTAVGQTREWSNYYAYKASYYTKSGKFSLADSLCRKAIAQQAVYPDRMNLHNAYSMLQENFFVQRRYREAKVYAALINRMAREDNIPTFLIASLHDLSDLSKKTGNITDAYRYLSEYTQLKDSIDKKEAAIKLSEMEMQFQSSRKEQQIFELQSRAKMQKLLLWGIVIPLILVILFFLYLFKQRKVRTLQQLQSLEQRQQIEVTQALLTGEEKERHRLARDLHDGLGGMLAGVKLNLSRMAEEEAPQNTTLHSAIDQLGSSVNELRRIARNMMPESLLKSGLQTALKELCENSMSPKVQIIFHAFNINVNIPSQIQIIIYRMIQEILGNAVKHSGASWIMVQCSQAEDTFFITVEDNGKGFDAAQEYEGMGLHNIRSRVTFLKGNIHIDSSDNGTIINIELNVAA, via the coding sequence ATGGCACAACCATACCAGCAACAAGTCGACAGTTTACATAAGTTGCTGCAAAAGGCCACCAGCGACACGACCCGCATTCGTTTACTGCGCGGTCTGGCACTCGCCTATGCCCAGATGAATGAAGGGGAAAAAGCTATCCGGATCGGAAATGAGGCTTTATCACTTTGCCGGCAAAAGCACCTGAAATTTGAAGAAGCCAGGACCCGATACAGCCTCGGTACGGTTTACCTGTACCTGCAAAATACGGACAGCGCGATCGCACATTATAGCATAACCAGACAATTAATAGAGAACGAGTCTGGCCCTGATGCAAAAAAACTTTATGCGCGCACTTTGGGGAACCTGTCAAATGCTTATAGCCTGAAAGGTTTCGAAGGTATTTCATTACAGTTGCTGATTTCGGCGCTACCCATATTCGAAGAAATGTCAGATACCGGATCGTACGCAATTACCTTGCATAATATTGCCAATAAATTCCTCAATGCAAACGAATTCAGGAAGGCATATCCTTATTTTTTAAAAAGCGTTTCACTTATTGAAAAAGACCCTTCCGTCCCCGGAAAGGCAGGGGTATACCTGTCAGTAGCCTATCTGATGCTTGAATTGGACAGCATGGACCGCGTAAAACATTACCTCGATAAGGCAGAACAGGCATTGACAGCTGTCGGCCAGACACGGGAATGGTCAAATTATTATGCTTATAAAGCATCTTATTACACCAAATCAGGGAAATTTTCGCTTGCCGACTCCTTATGCAGAAAGGCCATCGCACAGCAGGCAGTGTATCCTGACAGGATGAATTTACACAATGCCTATTCCATGCTTCAGGAAAACTTCTTTGTCCAACGCCGTTACCGGGAGGCAAAGGTATATGCAGCGCTGATCAACAGAATGGCCAGGGAGGACAATATACCCACATTTCTGATTGCTTCACTTCATGATCTATCGGACCTTTCCAAAAAAACGGGAAATATTACTGATGCTTACCGGTATCTTTCTGAGTATACGCAGTTGAAGGACAGTATCGACAAGAAAGAGGCAGCTATTAAGCTAAGTGAAATGGAGATGCAATTCCAGTCTTCCAGAAAAGAACAGCAGATATTCGAGCTGCAAAGCAGGGCAAAGATGCAGAAGCTTCTGTTATGGGGTATCGTTATCCCCCTGATACTCGTTATACTTTTTTTCCTCTACCTGTTCAAACAGAGAAAAGTGCGGACCCTCCAGCAGCTGCAGTCATTGGAGCAGCGGCAGCAGATAGAAGTCACACAGGCCCTGCTTACAGGGGAGGAAAAAGAACGCCACCGCCTGGCCCGGGACCTGCACGATGGTTTAGGGGGAATGCTGGCCGGTGTAAAGCTTAATCTCTCACGGATGGCCGAAGAAGAGGCGCCACAAAACACAACACTGCACTCCGCCATTGATCAATTGGGCTCCTCTGTCAATGAACTCCGTCGGATAGCCCGCAATATGATGCCGGAATCATTGCTCAAATCCGGCTTGCAGACAGCGCTTAAAGAACTATGTGAAAACAGCATGTCTCCAAAAGTACAGATCATATTCCATGCATTCAATATAAACGTGAACATACCATCGCAAATACAGATTATTATATACCGTATGATACAGGAGATCCTGGGCAATGCCGTAAAACACTCCGGCGCCAGCTGGATCATGGTGCAATGCAGCCAGGCGGAGGATACCTTTTTTATTACCGTAGAGGACAACGGTAAAGGATTTGATGCCGCACAGGAATATGAAGGTATGGGATTACACAATATCCGCAGCCGTGTAACCTTCCTGAAAGGCAATATTCATATCGATTCTTCAGACAATGGTACCATTATTAATATTGAACTAAATGTGGCAGCATAA
- a CDS encoding NAD(P)H-binding protein, which produces MKKTIALLGATGKVGSKISELLLKDGFSLKLIAQTDSKLKRFKDMGAEVIPADITDVNALTEAFRNADGAYVMTPPDFGAASYRVFQRQVGDAVIESVKKSGIKYIVNLSSCGGHMHEGNGLIGGLAEQEVKLNQLKDVNVLHLRPAYFLDNMLLNAQLIKQMGINGTTADADHEIPMVATKDIAAVAAAYLNKLDFDGKSVRAILGQRNYSFKEITGIIGKAIGKPELQYIQFPVEQSIQAMVEQGLSADVAKDITGMENSLKTGVMNYEKRTAENTTPTSAEVFIQEAFLPLYNSL; this is translated from the coding sequence ATGAAAAAAACAATCGCATTATTAGGCGCAACCGGAAAGGTTGGCAGTAAGATTTCGGAACTCCTTTTGAAGGATGGATTCAGTTTAAAATTAATTGCTCAAACGGATAGCAAGCTCAAAAGGTTTAAGGATATGGGTGCTGAAGTAATTCCGGCAGACATTACAGATGTGAATGCATTAACTGAAGCATTTCGTAACGCTGATGGTGCTTATGTCATGACACCACCTGATTTTGGCGCTGCCAGCTATCGGGTGTTTCAGCGACAAGTTGGAGATGCTGTTATTGAATCGGTTAAAAAGTCTGGGATAAAATATATTGTAAACCTAAGTAGTTGTGGTGGTCACATGCACGAAGGTAATGGTCTTATTGGTGGTCTTGCCGAACAGGAGGTAAAATTAAACCAACTGAAAGATGTTAATGTATTGCATTTGCGCCCGGCTTATTTTTTGGATAATATGTTGTTAAATGCACAACTAATAAAACAAATGGGGATAAATGGCACTACTGCCGATGCAGATCACGAAATTCCAATGGTTGCAACAAAGGATATTGCGGCGGTTGCGGCAGCTTATCTGAACAAGCTGGATTTCGATGGAAAAAGTGTTCGGGCTATACTTGGGCAAAGAAATTACTCATTTAAAGAAATAACCGGAATTATCGGCAAGGCGATTGGGAAGCCGGAATTGCAGTATATTCAATTCCCGGTTGAACAGTCAATACAAGCAATGGTTGAACAAGGTCTTTCTGCTGATGTCGCTAAAGATATAACTGGTATGGAAAATTCCCTGAAAACCGGGGTGATGAACTACGAAAAAAGAACTGCTGAAAACACAACCCCAACATCGGCAGAGGTTTTTATACAAGAGGCATTCCTGCCATTGTATAATTCTTTATAA